One window of Drosophila busckii strain San Diego stock center, stock number 13000-0081.31 chromosome 3L, ASM1175060v1, whole genome shotgun sequence genomic DNA carries:
- the LOC108598915 gene encoding uncharacterized protein LOC108598915, protein MTTGAKTCGSSIGHHQLGLAIVLLSMALLLPAHAALLPQDLRAYNGVLYEPAQLAAVRPDMGLGRFPSLNVMMIPDSGFYEGTLMDRLNRIALDDKLLNDVNKPALVKKSVQLNSPQDYMQPCLMRICNFGRKRSVGAYVPSN, encoded by the exons ATGACGACGGGTGCAAAAACATGCGGTTCTTCTATCGGCCATCATCAGCTGGGCTTAGCCATTGTGCTGCTGTCAAtggcgctgttgttgccagcacATGCAGCGTTGTTGCCGCAGGACTTGAGAGCGTACAACGGGGTCCTG TATGAGCCAGCACAATTAGCAGCAGTTAGGCCGGATATGGGGCTCGGACGTTTTCCATCACTCAACGTAATGATGATACCTGATTCCGGTTTCTACGAAGGAACACTGATGGACCGCCTCAATCGGATTGCATTGGATGATAAACTCCTTAATGACGTCAACAAACCAGCTTTGGTCAAGAAGAGTGTGCAAT TAAATAGTCCTCAAGACT ACATGCAGCCTTGCCTTATGAGGATCTGTAACTTCGGACGCAAGCGCAGCGTCGGCGCCTATGTGCCCTCCAACTAA